A genomic region of Alnus glutinosa chromosome 11, dhAlnGlut1.1, whole genome shotgun sequence contains the following coding sequences:
- the LOC133881521 gene encoding receptor-like serine/threonine-protein kinase SD1-6 — protein sequence MSPEYAMEGLYSIKSDVFSFGVLLLEIVSGKKNTGFNKNKSLNLLIYAWQLWRDDRSLELMDSTIGCPSSTSIMLRFINIGLLCVQESPADRPTMPDLLSFISNELSPLPTPKQPAFATIYNMMDTNSTTAREGSCTLNNITISTMEAR from the exons ATGTCTCCTGAATATGCTATGGAGGGTCTATACTCGATAAAGTCTGATGTCTTTAGCTTTGGAGTACTGCTACTCGAGATCGTGAGTGGCAAAAAGAATACTGGCTTCAACAAGAACAAGTCACTCAATCttcttatatat gCTTGGCAGTTGTGGAGAGATGATCGAAGTTTGGAGTTGATGGATTCGACAATAGGGTGTCCTTCTTCCACTTCTATTATGTTGAGATTCATTAACATTGGCCTTCTTTGTGTTCAAGAAAGCCCCGCGGATCGACCTACTATGCCAGACCTACTCTCATTTATTAGCAACGAACTTTCACCTCTACCTACACCCAAGCAACCTGCATTTGCCACCATCTATAATATGATGGACACAAATTCAACAACTGCCAGGGAAGGGAGTTGCACATTAAACAACATCACTATTTCAACAATGGAAGCTCGATGA